A genomic region of Roseateles amylovorans contains the following coding sequences:
- a CDS encoding ABC transporter permease subunit: MQKQFNKLIVFLIAAAVLLTLPLFTQQLGNGPVRIIDLALLYVLLALGLNIVVGYAGLLDLGYVAFYAVGAYLFALLNSPHLAENFETIAANFPQGLHLPLIIAIIVAAMLAGLFGVLLGAPTLKLRGDYLAIVTLGFGEIIRVFLNNMEYPLNITNGPRGIGQIDGVHFLGFEFSQSHEFFGFTVQSVSMYYYLFLALVIGSVVICYRLENSRIGRAWMAIREDEIAAKAMGINTRNMKLLAFGMGATFGGVAGSMFGAFQGFVSPESFSLQESVMIVAMVVLGGIGHIPGVILGALLLAALPEVLRYVAGPLQQMTDGRLDAAILRQLLIALAMIVIMLLRPRGLWPSPEHGKAAPTPVDGPDHSAKTANAA; the protein is encoded by the coding sequence ATGCAAAAACAATTCAACAAGCTGATCGTCTTCCTGATCGCCGCCGCCGTGCTGCTCACGCTGCCGCTGTTCACCCAGCAGCTGGGCAACGGGCCGGTGCGCATCATCGACCTGGCGCTGCTGTATGTGCTGCTGGCCCTGGGCCTGAACATCGTGGTGGGCTATGCCGGCCTGCTGGACCTGGGCTATGTGGCCTTCTATGCAGTCGGCGCCTATCTGTTCGCGCTGCTCAACAGCCCGCACCTGGCGGAGAACTTCGAGACCATTGCGGCCAACTTCCCGCAGGGCCTGCATCTGCCGCTGATCATCGCCATCATCGTGGCGGCGATGCTGGCGGGCCTGTTCGGTGTGCTGCTGGGCGCGCCGACCCTGAAGCTGCGCGGCGATTACCTGGCCATCGTGACGCTGGGTTTCGGCGAGATCATCCGGGTGTTCCTGAACAACATGGAATATCCGCTGAACATCACCAATGGCCCGCGCGGCATCGGCCAGATCGACGGGGTGCATTTCCTCGGCTTCGAGTTCAGCCAGTCGCATGAGTTCTTCGGCTTCACCGTGCAGTCGGTGTCGATGTACTACTACCTGTTCCTGGCACTGGTGATCGGCTCGGTGGTGATCTGCTACCGGCTCGAGAACTCGCGCATCGGTCGCGCCTGGATGGCCATCCGCGAAGACGAGATCGCCGCCAAGGCCATGGGCATCAACACCCGCAACATGAAGCTGCTGGCCTTCGGCATGGGCGCGACCTTCGGCGGCGTGGCCGGTTCGATGTTCGGTGCCTTCCAGGGCTTCGTCTCGCCCGAGTCCTTCAGCCTGCAGGAGTCGGTGATGATCGTGGCGATGGTGGTGCTGGGCGGCATCGGCCACATTCCGGGCGTGATCCTGGGGGCGCTGCTGCTGGCCGCGCTGCCGGAAGTGCTGCGCTATGTGGCCGGCCCGCTGCAACAGATGACGGACGGCCGGCTGGATGCCGCCATCCTGCGTCAGCTGCTGATTGCGCTGGCGATGATCGTGATCATGCTGCTGCGTCCGCGCGGTCTGTGGCCGTCGCCGGAGCACGGCAAGGCCGCCCCGACGCCGGTGGATGGCCCCGACCATTCCGCCAAAACCGCCAACGCGGCCTGA
- a CDS encoding ABC transporter ATP-binding protein has protein sequence MADNILLQVSGLKVAYGGIQAVKGVDFEVRAGELVSLIGANGAGKTTTLKAVTGLQPVAVGDVQFMGRSIKGQGAWDLAKQGLVMVPEGRGTFTRMTITENLMMGAYIRKDKEVDADIDKVFGLFPRLKERRNQLAGTMSGGEQQMLAMGRALMARPKVLLLDEPSMGLSPIMVDKIFEVVNDIHQQGVTVLLVEQNASRALELANRGYVMESGLITMQGEGRTLLTDPKVRAAYLGE, from the coding sequence ATGGCAGACAACATCCTGCTTCAGGTCTCCGGCCTGAAAGTGGCATACGGCGGCATCCAGGCCGTCAAGGGCGTCGATTTCGAAGTGCGTGCGGGCGAGCTGGTCAGCTTGATCGGTGCCAACGGCGCGGGCAAGACCACCACGCTGAAGGCGGTCACGGGTCTGCAGCCGGTGGCCGTGGGCGATGTCCAGTTCATGGGCCGGTCGATCAAGGGCCAGGGCGCCTGGGACCTGGCCAAGCAGGGCCTGGTGATGGTGCCGGAAGGTCGCGGCACGTTCACCCGCATGACCATCACCGAGAACCTGATGATGGGCGCCTACATCCGCAAGGACAAGGAGGTGGATGCGGACATCGACAAGGTGTTCGGCCTGTTCCCCCGCCTGAAGGAGCGCCGGAACCAACTGGCCGGCACGATGTCCGGTGGCGAGCAGCAGATGCTGGCCATGGGCCGTGCACTGATGGCCCGTCCCAAGGTGCTGTTGCTGGACGAGCCGTCGATGGGCTTGTCGCCGATCATGGTCGACAAGATCTTCGAGGTGGTGAACGACATCCACCAACAGGGCGTCACCGTGCTGTTGGTCGAGCAGAACGCCAGCCGGGCGCTGGAACTCGCCAATCGCGGCTATGTGATGGAGTCCGGGTTGATCACCATGCAGGGTGAAGGCCGGACGCTGCTGACCGATCCGAAGGT
- a CDS encoding ABC transporter ATP-binding protein: protein MTETVLKVAGVSKRFGGLQALSEVGIEIKKGQVYGLIGPNGAGKTTFFNVITGLYTPDAGSFELGGQAYRPQAVHQVAKTGIARTFQNIRLFADMTALENVMVGRHVRTHSGLLGAVFRTPGFKKEEAEIAARAQELLDYVGIGKYAEFKARTLSYGDQRRLEIARALATDPKLIALDEPAAGMNATEKVVLRELIDRIRNDGRTILLIEHDVKLVMGLCDRVTVLDYGKQIAEGTPAEVQRNEKVIEAYLGANAAHAH from the coding sequence ATGACTGAAACCGTACTGAAAGTCGCCGGTGTGTCCAAGCGCTTCGGCGGCCTGCAAGCGCTGAGCGAAGTCGGCATCGAGATCAAGAAGGGCCAGGTCTATGGCCTGATCGGTCCCAATGGCGCCGGCAAGACCACCTTCTTCAATGTGATCACCGGCCTCTACACGCCGGACGCCGGCAGCTTCGAGCTGGGTGGTCAGGCCTATCGGCCGCAGGCGGTGCACCAGGTCGCCAAGACCGGCATCGCCCGCACCTTCCAGAACATCCGCTTGTTCGCCGACATGACCGCGCTGGAGAACGTGATGGTCGGGCGCCATGTGCGCACCCACTCGGGGCTGCTGGGGGCGGTGTTCCGCACGCCGGGCTTCAAGAAGGAAGAGGCCGAGATCGCGGCCCGGGCGCAGGAGCTGCTGGACTATGTCGGCATCGGCAAGTACGCCGAATTCAAGGCGCGCACGCTGTCCTACGGCGACCAGCGTCGCCTGGAAATCGCCCGCGCGCTGGCCACCGATCCCAAGCTGATCGCTCTGGACGAACCGGCGGCCGGCATGAATGCGACCGAGAAGGTGGTGCTGCGCGAACTGATCGACCGCATCCGCAACGATGGGCGCACCATCTTGCTGATCGAGCACGATGTGAAGCTGGTGATGGGTCTGTGCGACCGCGTCACCGTGCTGGACTACGGCAAGCAGATCGCCGAAGGCACGCCGGCGGAAGTGCAGCGCAACGAGAAGGTCATCGAGGCCTATCTCGGTGCCAATGCGGCTCACGCCCACTGA